The window AactgttatttgttgttgttggcggTGGTATAGAACTCCACTGCATCAAGGAGTTGTTTGTAagactttatttgaataaagtaaTATCCTGCTTCATAGTTGTAAGAGGCTTTGATTTAACAgcggtgtagaactgcacttcATCTCAAAGGGTGGTTTCTAATACTCAAATGACCTCATTCAGCTAATCAGACCGATAAACTAATATAAATTCGGGTTGATCGTTTTTAGAGGCTTTGATTTAACAATTTGCTTGATTTGGGTGGTGTTAGAACTGCACTACATCTTCGAGAGAGTAGTTTCTAATACTTTGGTTATTTGCGATTCAAACTAATAGAATGTTGCACATCGAGGCTTTGATTTAACGATAAGCATATGTTTAGTGATGTAGAAGTAAAGATAAAGAGTGTTGTTTGTAATACTTGGATGGCCTCATTGAAAGTCCTCTTTGGAGTAGCCCGAGCGTCATGTGTCATATAAGATAGcgctggtgtacctaataaagtggccgCGTGAAGTTTTCCTCCGCTGAAAAAAAGTCTGTCGCGTGTTCCAGGACCGCACTCCCAACTCTTCCCCGGAGAACTGCAAGCACTCCCCGCTGGCTCTCCTGGCCGCCACCTGTAACCGCATCgggcaccaccaccaccaccaccatcaccaccaccacccgtCCGACTTGTTCCAGGTCCCTTACGACCCCGCCACGCTGGGCTCCCCGTCGCGCTTGTTCCACCCGTGGACTAACGAGGCCTGCAGCCCTCCGAGCAACTCCACTTTCGGACTAGCCTCCAAGCCCCCGCAGCAGCCGCTCGGCTCGTTCGGCCCCCCGCACGAGCTGCCTCTCACCCCGCCCGCGGACCCCGGCTACCCGTATGACTTCTCCCCGGTGAAGATGCTGCCGTGCTCCATGCAGTCCGCCTGCCCGCCCACCTACGTGCCGGCCGTCAGCTACGCGGCGCCGGCCCCCATGCCCACCTTCGTCACCGGCCACGCGGCCCAGAGACAGCTGACGCCCCCCAACCCGGCCGAGGACGTCCCGTGGTGGAGCCTGCAGCAGGGCAACCGCTTCCAGCTGCAGCGGGGCCTGGTGCTTCACGGCCCCGCGGCGGACTTCGCCCAGTACCAGACGCAAATCGCGGCCCTTTTGCACACCAAGTCGCCCCTGAGCACCGCGCGCCGCTGCCGGAGGTGCCGCTGCCCCAACTGCCAGTCGGCGTCCACCTCCGGGGGCGCAGACGAGCCGGGCAAGAAGAAGCAGCACGTCTGCCACATCCCGGGCTGCGGCAAAGTCTACGGCAAGACGTCGCACTTGAAGGCGCACCTGCGGTGGCACTCGGGCGAGAGGCCCTTCGTGTGCAACTGGCTCTTCTGCGGCAAGAGCTTCACGCGCTCCGACGAGCTGCAGAGGCACTTGAGGACTCACACCGGCGAGAAGCGCTTCGTGTGCCCGGACTGCTGCAAGCGCTTCATGCGCAGCGACCACTTGGCCAAGCACGTCAAGACGCACCAGAACAAGAGGAGCAAGTGCGCGCCGGACGTCAAGAGGGAGGACTCGAGGAATCATTTTCTGTGACGAGGCCTCGTGTTCAAAACACCACAAAGAAAAGTCTTTCGTGCAATAGtactttttgggggtgggggtgggggtgagcTCTCTTTCTCCTTTAGTGCAACATTTCTGgctgtgttgtgtgtttataaCCGTGCACATGGGACCGCAGAAAGCTTTGAAATCACTGAGACTTGTGCTGATCTTCGCTGGAAGCTTAGGATTCGATTGTAAATACTATTTAATAGCTTTTgttgaatgaaagtgtaaagtttttttctttttgtttttgcatcatAGGGAGGTGTTTTTGAGCATGCTCTTGAGAACATTTGCTATTGTTATGACCTTAATgtgagaataaagaatataacttcttttttctttttcttttttcaatttcagtgcAATTCATTTACCTCGCCGCCAgttaaatgttaaatgggaCTTATTATGCGTGCAAGTTAACCGTGTCAAACTCAAGTTTCCACTTTTCCGACTGTTTAATATTGTCGCTCCGCTGATAACATGCAATATCACAACTGATGAAGTTTGCATCTGCACTGACCacctgcacaatataatcttattaaaatacaaactATCAGATATACTTTCTTGATAAAGAGCATCATAATTCCAATGATTAATTACATATGTTATGATGGAAcattgcatcatcatcatcatcatcatcgggtGTTTATTTTGGCTATTGGACGCAACGTAATGCAACCCTTTGACAGTGTCACTCAAGGTGACTTAACTATAAGGCACATTGTTCGATAAAGCACTTGTAATGGATATCATGTTGTACAAGAGGTCAGAACGGGACTGGAGAAGCTATAACGGAAAGTAGCTCAAAAGTTGGTAGAATCCACTTTAATTCTGCCTTTTCTCCAAAAATGATGGGAAAAGTTCCCATACATTGATTTGTTTGGGTTGACACGCAAGCGCTTTctctaaatatttgaaaatgggAGTACAGACAATTGGCAACGGCGTGGGAAGTAATATACATACTGGCCATAACTTTGGGTTGCACTTGCACAATTTAATGAAGTCCAAAACAAGCTGTATCAAACAGCTTGTCATTAGATAATGACAGATAAACCCTCATTTTTAATGTTGCATCTTGTGTTTGAACTGCACTGCATAATAGaggctgaacaagtaaacgcgTTCGATTGTACAAGGGTACCTTATAAAACATAAGTGCTTTAATAGTGCAAAGAAATGACGCATCATTCACTGAAAACTGCATTCTAAACAAGTCTTCATTGCAGGTCTTGTCGACTAACCTGCTCTTTTTTGTGAAAAACTTAAAAAGTTACCAAAGATGTTGGGAGAATACTCCACATGTGCAGGGATGTTTTTAGAGGTTGCTGAAAGAATGATGTAGTTGTTAAAAGACTACTTCAAATGTATGCACCCTTGGCCGACATGTTAGCCCCATACACATATGAAGTCTTTTTAAACATGATGTAAAAGTCTTAACAatggttcttttgtttttaagtcaTTGTGGCCCATTGGATGTTCAAAATCAGGTCAACACCCGAACGTTGGAATCGCCATTGAGCGAGTGTAATGTCACCCTTCTTCGCTGCATGCTAGGATTCTTCTCTCTTGTTCCCTTTGTCTTGTGTCAGATCACAGAAAAGTCAGCTTGAAGAAAAACTCGTACAAAGTGTCGGAATGTAATCTCTTCCTTGCCTCAGCAGCGCCTCTCTGCAAGTGGTCACAATGGTTCAACAGCAGATGAAAtttggtaaaacatttttttgtccttccTTTCTAAGCCGGTGATTCCCAAA is drawn from Phycodurus eques isolate BA_2022a chromosome 12, UOR_Pequ_1.1, whole genome shotgun sequence and contains these coding sequences:
- the sp5a gene encoding transcription factor Sp5a, producing MAAVAVLRNETLQAFLQDRTPNSSPENCKHSPLALLAATCNRIGHHHHHHHHHHHPSDLFQVPYDPATLGSPSRLFHPWTNEACSPPSNSTFGLASKPPQQPLGSFGPPHELPLTPPADPGYPYDFSPVKMLPCSMQSACPPTYVPAVSYAAPAPMPTFVTGHAAQRQLTPPNPAEDVPWWSLQQGNRFQLQRGLVLHGPAADFAQYQTQIAALLHTKSPLSTARRCRRCRCPNCQSASTSGGADEPGKKKQHVCHIPGCGKVYGKTSHLKAHLRWHSGERPFVCNWLFCGKSFTRSDELQRHLRTHTGEKRFVCPDCCKRFMRSDHLAKHVKTHQNKRSKCAPDVKREDSRNHFL